A window from Argopecten irradians isolate NY chromosome 3, Ai_NY, whole genome shotgun sequence encodes these proteins:
- the LOC138319689 gene encoding uncharacterized protein, protein MGIQPIPVTFFQHVHVTFTGIQPVHVTFTGIQPVHVTFTGIQPVHVTFTGIQPVHVTFTGIQPVYVTFTGIQHVHVTFTGIQPVHVTFTCIQPAHVTFTGIPAIHATFTGIQAIHLTFTGIQAIHLTFMVIQPVYVTFTGIQPVYVTFTGIQPVHVTFMGIQPVHVTFTGIQPVHVTFTGIQPIHVTFTGIQPAHVTFMGIQAIHATFTGIPAIHATFTGIQDIHLTFTGIQAIHLTFMVIQPVYVTFTGIQPVHVTFTGIQPVHLTFTGIQAIHLIFTGIQPVYVTFTGIQPVHVTFMGIQPVHVTFTGIQPVHVTFMGIQPVHVTFTGIQPVHVTFTGIQPVHVTFTGIQPIHVTFTGIQPVHVTFTGIQPVHVTFTGIQPVHVTFTGIQPIHVINLFM, encoded by the coding sequence ATGGGTATTCAGCCAATTCCTGTTACCTTCTTTCAACATGTTCATGTGACCTTCACAGGTATTCAACCTGTTCATGTGACCTTCACAGGTATTCAACCTGTTCATGTGACCTTCACAGGTATTCAACCTGTTCATGTGACCTTCACAGGTATTCAACCTGTTCATGTGACCTTCACTGGTATTCAACCTGTTTATGTGACCTTCACAGGTATTCAACATGTTCATGTGACCTTCACGGGTATTCAACCTGTTCATGTGACCTTCACATGTATTCAACCTGCTCATGTGACCTTCACGGGTATTCCAGCTATTCATGCGACCTTCACGGGTATTCAAGCTATTCATCTGACCTTCACGGGTATTCAAGCTATTCATCTGACCTTCATGGTTATTCAACCTGTTTATGTGACCTTCACGGGTATTCAACCTGTTTATGTGACCTTCACGGGTATTCAACCTGTTCATGTGACCTTCATGGGTATTCAACCTGTTCATGTGACCTTCACAGGTATTCAACCTGTTCATGTGACCTTCACGGGTATTCAACCTATTCATGTGACCTTCACAGGTATTCAACCTGCTCATGTGACCTTCATGGGTATTCAAGCTATTCATGCGACCTTCACGGGTATTCCAGCTATTCATGCGACCTTCACGGGTATTCAAGATATTCATCTGACCTTCACGGGTATTCAAGCTATTCATCTGACCTTCATGGTTATTCAACCTGTTTATGTGACCTTCACAGGTATTCAACCTGTTCATGTGACCTTCACAGGTATTCAACCTGTTCATTTGACCTTCACGGGTATCCAAGCTATTCATCTGATCTTCACGGGTATTCAACCTGTTTATGTGACCTTCACGGGTATTCAACCTGTTCATGTGACCTTCATGGGTATTCAACCTGTTCATGTGACCTTCACGGGTATTCAACCTGTTCATGTGACCTTCATGGGTATTCAACCTGTTCATGTGACCTTCACAGGTATTCAACCTGTTCATGTGACCTTCACAGGTATTCAACCTGTTCATGTGACCTTCACGGGTATTCAACCTATTCATGTGACCTTCACGGGTATTCAACCTGTTCATGTGACCTTCACGGGTATTCAACCTGTTCATGTGACCTTCACGGGTATTCAACCTGTTCATGTGACCTTCACGGGTATTCAACCTATTCATGTGATCAACCTGTTCATGTGA